One Salvelinus namaycush isolate Seneca unplaced genomic scaffold, SaNama_1.0 Scaffold4, whole genome shotgun sequence genomic region harbors:
- the LOC120041003 gene encoding tripartite motif-containing protein 16-like, which translates to MAQQGVLLDQDQFCCSVCLDLLKEPVVIPCGHSYCRSCIEGCWDQDVLKGVYSCPQCRETFTPRPNLRKNNMLADMVEKLRKTGLQAAPPPALCYAGPGDVACDFCTGTRKQKALMSCLACLASYCETHLQPHYEFPALKKHKLVKATAQLQEKICSHHDKLLEVYCRTDQQCICYLCTMDEHKGHDTVSAAAERTEKQRQLGMSQQKVQQRFQEREKELKELQQAVESFKRSAQAAVEDSDQIFTELIRSIERRSSEVKELIRAQEKAQVSQAEGLLEQLKQEIAELRKRSTELEQLSHTEDHIHFLQSYQSLSSISVSSDLPSIVVRPLQYFGDVSKTVSELREKLEDFLKGEWTKISTTVNIVDVVLPPEPKTREQLLQYSCQLTLDPNTAHTRLSLSEGNRKVTNTRQVQPHPDHPDRFTNQWQVLCREGLSGRCYWEVEWTGYVYTAVSYKDISRTERDGVFGHNNKSWSLKCCSGDYCFRHNNVVTKVSGPQSSRVGVYLDHKAGTLSFYRVSDTMTLVHRVQTTFTQPLYPGFYVDGTAELVKL; encoded by the exons ATGGCTCAGCAGGGAGTTCTGCTGGACCAGGAccagttctgttgttctgtctgtctggatctacTGAAAGAGCCGGTGGTTATTCCCTGTGGACACAGTTACTGTAGGAGCTGTATTGAGGGCTGCTGGGATCAGGATGTTCTGAAAGGGGTCTATAGCTGTCCTCAGTGCAGAGAGACCTTCACTCCAAGGCCTAATCTGAGGAAAAATAACATGTTGGCTGATATGGTGGAGAAACTGAGGAAGACAGGACTCCAGGCTGctccccctcctgctctgtgctatgctggacctggagatgtggcgtgtgatttctgcactgggaccagaaagcagaaagccctcatgtcctgtctggcatgtctggcctcttactgtgagactcacctccaACCTCACTATGAATTTCCTGCTTTGAAGAAGCACAAGCTGGTCAAAGCCACCGCACAACTACAGGAGAAGATCTGCTCTCATCATGACAAACTGCTGGAGGTTTACTGTCGTACCGATCAGCAGTGTATCTGTTATCTGTGTACAatggatgaacataaaggccatgatacagtgtcagctgcagcagagaggactgAGAAACAG AGGCAGCTGGGGATGAGTCAGCAGAAGGTCCAGCAGAGattccaggagagagagaaggagctgaaggagctccaacaggctgtggagtctttcaag cgctctgcacaggcagcagtggaggacagtgatcagatctttactgagctgatccgctccattgagagaaggagctctgaggtgaaggagctgatcagagcccaagagaaggctcaagtgagtcaagctgaaggactcctggagcaactgaagcaggagatagctgagctgaggaagagaagcactgagctggagcagctctcacacacagaggatcACATCCATTTCCTCCAG agttatcagtctctctccagtatcagtgtatcttcagacttacccagcatcgttgtccgtcctcttcagtactttggagatgtgagtaagactgtgtctgaactgagagagaaactagaagacttccttaaaggagaatggaccaagatctccactacag tgaatatagtggatgttgtactgcctccagagcccaagaccagagaacagttgttacaat attcctgtcagctcacactggacccaaacacagcacacacacgcctctctctgtctgaagggaACAGAAAGGTGACCAATACACGCCAAGTCCAACCACATcctgaccatccagacagattCACCAACCAGTGGCAGgttctgtgtagagagggtctgtctggacgctgttactgggaggtggagTGGACTGGTTATGTTTATACAGCAGTCTCATATAAAGACAtcagcagaacagagagagatggtgtaTTTGGACACAATAACAAGTCCTGGAGTTTAAAGTGCTGTAGTGGTGATTATTGTTTCAGACACAATAATGTTGTGACTAAAGTATCAGGCCCTCAGTcctccagagtaggagtgtacctggatcacaaggcaggtactctgtccttctacaggGTCTCTGACACAATGACCCTCGTCCACAGAGTCCAGACCACATTCACTCAGCCCCTCTATCCTGGGTTTTATGTCGATGGTactgctgagctggttaaactgtag